In Leptospira licerasiae serovar Varillal str. VAR 010, the genomic window TCCAAAAGGCAGAAGAACTTGTAACCCAAGGATTGGCAGGTTCTTACCAAACCGCCCGCAGACTTGTAAAACATTATAAGCACGAAGATAATCAAATTTAAATATTCGACGAAACCAAAGAATCATGGTTTTGTAATATATTTCCCTTCCTAAACGACGTTTGTCCCGACCACATCATAGCGATTCCGGTTCCGAATGGAATTTTTTTTCTTGGAAAATATGTCTTTTGGGAGATTGATGGTGGATACTAAAGATTGAACCTCAATCGCGAAACGTCTCCATTCTAACAAGAAATTGACTTAGACCGGAGTCGGTATTGGAAAAGGAAAAAACATGAAACCTCGTATTTCCGGACTAGTCTTATCTATTCTGTTAACGACTTCCATCATCTCTTGTGCAACTTCTAGTGCTGGACTTGCAACGAGTACTGTTCCGGTAGCGGATAAAAAATATAAAGTGATCTCTCCGGTAGAAGGAACAAAATACTGGTTCACCTTCGATATCGCAATTATCGGAATTCCTTTGGGAGAGCCCCCTATCGATCAACTATTAGAGGAATTAAAGAAAGAAAAAGAAGCGGATGCTCTCATCAATGTCCGCTATTGGACGGATAAATCCATCTTCGTATTCTTAACGATGAATCGCCTTCATATCTCTGCAGAAGCGATCAAATTCGAAGACGAGATCCCAGATCCTAAAAAGAAAGGCCGTTAATTCTAGAGCGATCATGGTTCTTCTTAGATCTGTCATTCTGTTTTGTTTTTTATTTTTTACGATGTATTCATGCTCTGGTACTTTTACAAGAGCGGATGTGGGAGGCAGAGTAACAAGTACTCAACTTATCGATTCTGCTACGATCATTCGTTCCAAAGATTATATGGAATTAGGAGTTTCCAGCGGAGAAAGTTCCGTTTTCTTTTTGTTCGGACTGATCCCGGTCACAAATCCATTAAATATGGATTATGCACTTAGCGAAGCTGTTCAAAAGATCCCGGGAGGGAAAAGTTTGATCAAGGTAAAATACTGGCAGGAGACTCACCTATTCTTTCCGGTAGGGACCGTGAGTGTTCTGAAAGTAAAAGGTACTGTGATTGGCGCTCCTTCTATAACTCCGAACGAGGCTGGTAAAAGATGACAACTCGATTATTCGTATTCAGCTTCTTTTGTATTTTATTGATCGATTGCGTTCGGGACGATACGGTTCCTCAAGGAGATGCGAATAGCCAAATCTATGCCGCAGCAGAATATCTTTCTAAAAAATGCGGAGACCCTATCCCACCACATTTTCCCGTAGCGATCGGAGACGTTCAAAGAAGGAACTTAGATCTTTGTAGCATCGCGATCACCAAAGCGGAATGCCCGTTTAACTCTTATCCTGTGGTTTGTCTGTGGATCTATTAT contains:
- a CDS encoding LIC20211 family lipoprotein — protein: MKPRISGLVLSILLTTSIISCATSSAGLATSTVPVADKKYKVISPVEGTKYWFTFDIAIIGIPLGEPPIDQLLEELKKEKEADALINVRYWTDKSIFVFLTMNRLHISAEAIKFEDEIPDPKKKGR